One Natator depressus isolate rNatDep1 chromosome 6, rNatDep2.hap1, whole genome shotgun sequence DNA window includes the following coding sequences:
- the LOC141989673 gene encoding LOW QUALITY PROTEIN: uncharacterized protein LOC141989673 (The sequence of the model RefSeq protein was modified relative to this genomic sequence to represent the inferred CDS: deleted 2 bases in 1 codon) produces MAAAGPAQLRVAFEDVALYFSREEWELLSRPEKQLYRDQMLRNYRALVSLGCSGSTPDLIHRIELGEAELWIQNAEDSRESSGPESPSSGHGIPGGTRKWSECGESAAGTQDPTSHRGIHAQDTVHPQGKLSQRPDLATHQRLPVGQRRHRCIDCGKRFRKPSGLLQHQCAHTRERPYHCSDCGKAFAESSKLKIHQRTHTGERPYHCTDCGKSFTQIAHLRTHQRTHTGERPYRCTDCGKGFNSANMLTLHRRTHTGKRPYHCADCSKSFAESSKLRIHQRTHTGERPYHCTDCGKDFAQIANLRTHQRTHTGERPYHCTDCGKGFAQMAHLRTHQRTHTRERPYYCSDCGKAFAESSKLKIHQRTHTGERPYRCTDCGKDFAQIAHLRTHQRTHTGERPYACAYCSKDFAHNSNLRLHQHMHTGEWPYICPSPEPHPTP; encoded by the exons atggctgcagcggggccggcgcag ctgcgggtggcgtttgaggacgtggctctgtatttcagccgggaggagtgggagctcttgtcccggccagagaagcagctgtacCGGGACCAGATGCTGAGGAATTACCGGGCCCTCGTTTCCTTGG GCTGTTCAGGTTCCACACCGGATTTAATCCACCGGATCGAGCTAGGGGAGGCAGAGCTCTGGATCCAGAATGCCGAGGACTCCAGGGAAAGCTCCGGGCCTGAGAGCCCCTCCTCAG GGCACGGGATCCCGGGAGGAACGAGGAAATGGTCTGAGTGTGGGGAGAGTGCGGCAGGAACACAGGATCCCACATCCCACAGAGGGATCCATGCACAGGACACAGTCCATCCCCAGGGTAAACTCAGTCAGAGACCAGACCTGGCTACACACCAGAGACTCCCCGTGGGCCAGCGTCGCCATCGCTGCATCGACTGCGGCAAGAGGTTCAGAAAACCCTCCGGACTCCTCCAGCACCAGTGCGCACACACCAGGGAGCGGCCGTACCACTGCTCTGACTGCGGCAAGGCCTTTGCAGAGAGCTCAAAGCTGAAaatacaccagcgcacgcacaccggggagcggccatACCACTGCACTGACTGTGGCAAGAGCTTTACACAAATTGCACACCTGAGAACACACCAGCGCacacacaccggggagcggccgtaCCGCTGCACTGACTGTGGCAAGGGGTTCAACAGTGCCAATATGCTGACCCTCCACCGGCGAACGCACACCGGGAAGAGGCCATACCACTGTGCCGACTGCAGCAAGAGCTTTGCAGAGAGCTCAAAGCTGAGaatacaccagcgcacgcacaccggggaacGGCCGTACCACTGCACTGACTGTGGCAAGGACTTTGCACAGATCGCAAACCTGAGAACCCATCAGCGCAcgcacactggggagcggccgTACCACTGCACTGACTGTGGCAAGGGCTTTGCACAGATGGCACACCTGAGAACCCATCAGCGCACACACACCAGGGAGCGGCCGTACTACTGCTCTGACTGTGGCAAGGCCTTTGCAGAGAGCTCAAAGCTGAAaatacaccagcgcacgcacaccggggagcggccatATCGCTGCACTGACTGTGGCAAGGACTTTGCACAGATCGCACACCTGAGAACCCATCAGCGCACg cacaccggggagcggccgtaCGCCTGTGCTTACTGCAGCAAGGACTTTGCACACAACTCAAACCTCAGACTACACCAGCACATGCACACAGGGGAGTGGCCATacatctgccccagccctgagccccatcccaccccctga
- the LOC141988571 gene encoding uncharacterized protein LOC141988571 → MEAKDKEMEAAKEAEKNQEAAHRRAMEVRAKELEKKEKERKHALEREKAKAQQNIPTYPSNPPPGTTSHPRKFPTYKAGDDTEAFLENFERACLGYSISTDQYMVELRPQLSGPLAEVVTEMPKEHMNKYELFKTKARVRMGLTPEPSRRRFRALRWKPDMSFTRHTYHIVKHWDAWISGASVKSPVNLPFLMQMEQFLEGVPEEIERYILDGKPKTVIEVGEIGAKWVEVAEKRKTGCGWSGYQKGQPQTTPYYQGQPKAPPTPQGTLQLPYRPATLFSSNPPCPSDLSAGQCFKCNELEHVKINCPKNPNRLQFIAPESH, encoded by the coding sequence atggaggcaaaggacaaagaaatggaggcagcgaaagaggcagaaaagaaccaagaggctgcccacaggagagctatggaggtaagggccaaagaactggagaagaaggaaaaagagaggaagcatgcactggaaagggagaaggcaaaggctcagcagaatataccaacataCCCTAGCAATCCacctccaggtaccacttcccatcccagaaagtttcccacctacaaggcaggcgatgataccgaggccttcttagaaaactttgaaagggcctgccttgggtacagcatctctacagaccaatacatggtagagctgaggccacagctcagtggacccttagctgaggtggtgactgaaatgcctaaggaacacatgaacaagtatgaactgtttaaaaccaaggcgagagtcagaatggggctaacacccgagcctTCTCGTCGGCGATTCAGAGCCCTacggtggaaaccagacatgtcatttacccgacatacctaccacattgtgaaacattgggatgcctggatatcaggagcaagtgttaaatctccagtaaatttgcccttcctaatgcaaatggaacagttcttagagggtgttcctgaggaaatagaaaggtacatcctagatgggaagcccaaaacagTAATtgaggtgggggagattggagccaaatgggtggaggtggcagaaaagagaaaaacTGGTTGCGgttggagtggataccagaagggacaaccccagaccacaccctactaccaggggcagcccaaggccccacctaccccccaaggaaccctccagctaccttatcgtcccgccacactattctccagcaacccaccttgccccagtgacctgtcagctggacaatgttttaaatgtaatgagctggagCATGTAAAGatcaactgccccaagaaccccaacagattacagttcattgcaccggaatcacactag